A genomic segment from Clostridium pasteurianum BC1 encodes:
- a CDS encoding DUF5054 domain-containing protein codes for MKNINKVHVIFKTHLDVGFTDLAEEVINEYVKNFIPKAVKLANDVNKHEKNKKFVWTVGSWLIDEYLRRTNGKAREEFVNAINSGYIVWHGLPFTTHSELMDEELFDFGISISKELDKKFTRKTIAAKMTDVPGHTIGIVEPLCRNGIKYLHIGVNEASQKPDLNDTFIWRDSKGNEIIVGYCQGYGKSTLVPGFDEALVFVHSGDNSGPPTKADIYKQIEKIQEQFKGAEVKASTLDDYARALINFKKELPVVTEEIGDTWIHGIATDPYKVSVFLELLRLKHKWIKEGKLEKDSKIYRNFMGNLLMIPEHTWGLDFKKYMADYKNWRKQDFLKARNLDKLSDSYIPEKYDQYARFARNEFKAQIKHMGWKDRSYSFFESSHREQRYYLDNAIKVLSKDLKEDAQKAIKELTEYPEINHKYKKINYNEECEINGYSIAVLEDGSIKVHGHSLSRPVILGKATYQLFGASTFNKWKKEYMVNLDANRLWAIPDFFKPGIEEAGAPQHNIHFYSKVENCTIKEKELIIELRFNDSECEEYGCPRKAIMKYIFDDKEIYMSSYFLNKDASRLPEALWISHFVDNDSIREIKFNKLGEIIDPFRVVKYGNRNYHSIKEVEFKLDNVNCSITPMDSTLVSLGEMRLYDFNQEYADPKGGFHFNLYNNLWGTNFKMWYEENIISRFSIKIN; via the coding sequence ATGAAAAATATTAATAAAGTACATGTGATATTTAAGACGCATTTAGATGTGGGTTTTACAGATTTAGCTGAAGAAGTAATAAATGAATATGTAAAAAATTTTATTCCTAAGGCTGTGAAATTGGCGAATGATGTAAATAAACATGAGAAAAATAAAAAATTTGTATGGACGGTTGGATCATGGTTAATAGATGAATATTTAAGAAGGACAAATGGAAAAGCGAGGGAAGAGTTTGTGAATGCCATAAATAGTGGATATATAGTATGGCATGGTCTTCCATTTACAACTCATAGTGAACTTATGGACGAGGAGTTATTTGATTTTGGGATTTCCATAAGTAAAGAATTAGATAAGAAATTTACAAGAAAAACCATTGCAGCAAAGATGACAGATGTTCCAGGACACACTATAGGTATAGTTGAACCCCTTTGTAGAAATGGTATTAAGTATCTTCATATAGGAGTAAATGAAGCATCACAAAAACCAGATTTAAATGATACATTTATATGGCGGGATTCCAAAGGAAATGAAATAATAGTAGGGTACTGCCAGGGCTATGGCAAAAGTACTTTAGTGCCTGGTTTTGATGAGGCATTGGTATTTGTGCATTCAGGTGATAACTCTGGGCCTCCTACTAAAGCAGATATTTATAAACAAATTGAAAAAATACAAGAACAGTTTAAAGGGGCAGAAGTAAAAGCTTCTACCTTGGACGATTATGCACGAGCTCTTATAAATTTTAAGAAGGAATTGCCGGTGGTAACAGAGGAAATAGGAGATACATGGATACATGGTATAGCAACAGATCCATATAAGGTATCAGTTTTCCTTGAACTCTTAAGATTAAAACATAAGTGGATAAAGGAAGGAAAACTAGAGAAGGATAGTAAGATCTATAGGAATTTTATGGGAAATTTGCTTATGATACCAGAGCATACCTGGGGACTTGATTTTAAAAAGTATATGGCAGATTATAAAAATTGGAGAAAGCAAGACTTTTTGAAGGCAAGAAATTTAGATAAATTAAGTGATAGTTATATTCCGGAAAAATATGACCAATATGCTAGGTTTGCTAGAAATGAGTTTAAAGCACAGATAAAGCATATGGGGTGGAAGGATAGAAGCTATTCTTTTTTTGAGTCTTCTCATAGAGAGCAAAGATATTATTTAGATAATGCAATAAAAGTACTATCAAAGGATTTAAAAGAAGATGCACAAAAGGCTATAAAAGAGCTTACTGAATATCCTGAAATAAACCACAAATATAAAAAAATAAATTACAATGAGGAATGTGAAATAAATGGCTATAGTATTGCTGTATTGGAGGATGGGAGTATCAAAGTTCATGGGCATAGTCTAAGTAGGCCAGTTATTTTGGGAAAAGCTACATATCAATTATTTGGGGCCAGTACATTTAATAAATGGAAAAAAGAATATATGGTTAATTTGGATGCTAATAGGCTGTGGGCTATACCTGATTTCTTTAAACCAGGAATTGAAGAAGCTGGAGCACCACAACACAATATTCACTTCTATTCCAAAGTAGAAAACTGTACTATAAAAGAAAAGGAACTAATTATAGAGCTAAGATTTAATGATAGTGAATGTGAAGAATATGGATGTCCTAGAAAAGCAATCATGAAATATATATTTGATGACAAAGAGATTTATATGTCTTCTTATTTCTTAAATAAAGATGCATCCAGACTGCCGGAAGCCCTATGGATTTCACATTTTGTAGATAATGATTCGATTAGAGAGATTAAGTTTAATAAATTAGGTGAGATAATAGATCCATTCAGAGTTGTGAAATATGGAAATAGAAATTATCATTCCATAAAGGAAGTAGAATTTAAACTGGATAATGTAAACTGCAGCATAACACCAATGGATTCCACATTAGTTTCATTGGGAGAAATGCGTTTATATGATTTTAATCAGGAATATGCAGATCCGAAAGGTGGCTTTCACTTTAATCTATATAATAATTTATGGGGAACCAACTTTAAAATGTGGTATGAAGAAAACATAATAAGTAGATTTTCTATAAAGATAAACTAA
- a CDS encoding CehA/McbA family metallohydrolase — translation MPSILEVNIERLVAKCEEKTYFEITFKVPENVSKIEVSYSYKRREIKRDETGDEFNREINVVDIAIRDESKTFRGWSGSERLYFYITENESTPGYIRGIINEGEWAIILGAYKIQEKGCRVSLNIKFTLKERILLKGDLHVHSIHSDGKYEVPDLIKLAKLHEMDYMLLTDHNTFSQCEEIKSSDSLVVIPGMEWTHYNGHCNFLGVKNPIKNFVSNDKEKTIEIMNEAKASGALVILNHPHCQYCGWKWGFDVPFHAVEIWNGPMKKSEYDTVEWWNSKLIEGERIPIVGGSDSHKNELLRMIGTPTTFLYSYSRGQSDILNAIKNGHSFVSYKVNGPIMEFSVGKDIMGDCIDLKENKIGLVKVENVGFKDEIKLISDKGIEKIYEVNEESTKTFTFEVEKRKFYRIEVWREILPKMLTLVSISNPIYIRKWIDEKY, via the coding sequence ATGCCAAGCATACTTGAGGTAAATATAGAAAGATTAGTAGCAAAATGTGAAGAAAAGACTTACTTTGAAATTACTTTTAAAGTACCAGAGAATGTTTCAAAGATTGAGGTATCCTATTCATATAAAAGAAGAGAAATCAAACGTGATGAAACAGGGGATGAATTTAACAGAGAAATTAACGTTGTGGATATAGCTATAAGAGATGAAAGTAAAACCTTTAGGGGCTGGTCAGGTTCTGAAAGATTGTATTTTTATATTACGGAAAATGAATCTACTCCTGGCTACATAAGAGGAATTATTAATGAAGGTGAATGGGCAATAATTTTAGGAGCCTATAAAATACAGGAAAAAGGATGTAGAGTAAGTTTAAATATTAAATTTACTTTAAAAGAAAGAATACTTTTAAAAGGAGACCTTCATGTTCACTCAATTCATTCAGATGGTAAATATGAAGTTCCTGATTTGATAAAACTAGCCAAACTACATGAAATGGATTATATGCTCCTTACTGATCATAATACATTTTCTCAATGTGAAGAGATAAAAAGCAGTGATTCCCTTGTAGTGATTCCTGGTATGGAATGGACTCACTATAATGGGCATTGTAATTTCCTTGGTGTAAAAAATCCTATAAAGAATTTCGTTTCAAATGATAAAGAGAAAACTATAGAGATAATGAATGAGGCAAAAGCAAGTGGTGCACTTGTTATTTTAAACCATCCACATTGCCAGTATTGTGGTTGGAAATGGGGGTTTGATGTTCCTTTCCATGCTGTTGAGATTTGGAACGGACCAATGAAAAAGTCAGAATATGATACTGTGGAGTGGTGGAATTCTAAACTTATTGAGGGAGAAAGAATTCCAATTGTTGGAGGAAGTGATAGCCATAAAAATGAATTGCTTAGAATGATAGGTACTCCTACTACATTTTTATATAGTTATTCAAGAGGACAGTCGGACATCTTAAATGCCATTAAAAATGGACATTCATTTGTAAGTTACAAAGTAAATGGTCCCATAATGGAATTTTCTGTTGGGAAAGATATTATGGGTGATTGTATAGATTTAAAAGAAAATAAGATTGGATTAGTTAAGGTAGAGAACGTAGGTTTCAAAGATGAAATTAAGTTGATTTCAGATAAAGGTATAGAAAAAATATATGAGGTTAATGAAGAAAGCACAAAGACTTTTACATTTGAAGTTGAGAAGAGAAAATTTTATCGTATTGAGGTGTGGAGAGAAATTCTTCCGAAAATGCTGACGTTGGTTTCCATTTCAAATCCTATTTATATTAGGAAGTGGATAGATGAAAAATATTAA
- a CDS encoding carbohydrate ABC transporter permease: MFKKKIKYKNSMIPGIRVLNYTMLLILFITMAVPMINVLAISFSTKLGSMQPGIRLFPDRFTLEGYKDVWTRVQLWRPFFNSLFVTILSTFIEIILSSMAGYVLIQKDLPFKKLMTTLIIVTMMIPGDLTLISIYSVNKQLGLLNTYTGLIVNSLVSGLSILLMRNYFLSVPESLAEAARLDNTGEFKIFWRIYLPLSVPGLATVTFIEFINKWNSLMIPTTLITQQDKYTLPLVIRALVFNQASQSGTDFIAPNTIMAAMVISIIPLILIYIFAQRFLISGMTIGASKE, translated from the coding sequence ATGTTTAAAAAGAAAATAAAATACAAAAATTCCATGATACCAGGGATAAGAGTACTAAACTATACTATGCTTTTAATTCTCTTTATAACCATGGCAGTTCCCATGATTAATGTTTTAGCTATATCCTTCTCAACTAAATTGGGGTCTATGCAGCCAGGGATTAGACTGTTTCCTGACCGTTTTACACTGGAAGGCTATAAAGATGTTTGGACAAGGGTCCAGCTGTGGAGGCCATTCTTTAATTCACTCTTTGTAACAATATTGTCCACCTTTATTGAGATAATTCTTTCCTCAATGGCAGGTTATGTGCTAATACAGAAGGATTTGCCCTTTAAAAAATTAATGACAACCTTAATTATAGTAACAATGATGATTCCAGGGGATTTAACCTTAATATCAATATATTCAGTTAATAAACAATTGGGATTGCTTAATACATATACAGGATTAATAGTAAACAGCTTGGTTTCCGGATTAAGTATTTTATTAATGAGAAATTACTTTCTTTCGGTTCCGGAGTCTTTGGCAGAGGCAGCGAGGCTTGATAATACTGGTGAATTTAAAATATTCTGGAGGATATATCTTCCGCTTTCAGTTCCAGGACTTGCAACTGTCACATTTATAGAATTTATAAATAAATGGAATAGTCTTATGATTCCAACTACCTTAATAACTCAGCAGGATAAATATACCCTTCCACTGGTGATAAGGGCACTGGTATTTAATCAGGCAAGCCAATCGGGTACGGATTTTATAGCACCAAATACCATTATGGCAGCAATGGTAATTTCCATTATTCCATTAATTCTAATATATATATTTGCTCAAAGATTCCTCATATCAGGAATGACAATTGGAGCTTCAAAGGAGTGA